The Solidesulfovibrio fructosivorans JJ] genome window below encodes:
- a CDS encoding HD domain-containing protein: protein MKRYLVGGAVRDILLGRPVMDQDYLIVDATPEAFVRRYRRARQVGKTFPVFMLGSAQYAWPRGGDINEDLLARDLTINAIAMGDSRHIAGRLHFHPLALSDLRDRILRPCGEMSMFDDPLRVYRAARFAASLPDFTAHPELIAQMRAVAACGALDDIFAERVAQEVRKALDAAKPSRFFNLLAETGCLLPWMPELEAARNVPAGPPEHHEGSVFAHLCDLVDVLAGKPIAGWMAVCHDLGKTLTPESEWPRHHGHDDVGADVAEELGKRLKLPNRVREAGVAAARLHMKAARYGELRAATRVDMLAWLHKHELVEPLFELVTADCGADVWPLAKRDLRLMLSVHLPGKQRMRGPVSGEKLRKLRCQKLAELDRQREQEASEEEMREGDPF, encoded by the coding sequence ATGAAACGGTATCTCGTTGGCGGCGCGGTCCGCGACATTCTGTTGGGACGCCCTGTGATGGACCAGGATTATCTCATCGTCGACGCCACGCCCGAGGCGTTTGTGCGAAGGTATCGAAGAGCCCGGCAAGTCGGCAAGACCTTTCCGGTTTTCATGCTCGGCAGCGCCCAGTACGCCTGGCCGCGCGGCGGGGATATCAACGAGGACCTGCTCGCCCGCGACCTGACCATAAACGCCATCGCCATGGGCGATTCGCGCCATATCGCCGGCCGGCTGCATTTCCATCCCCTGGCCCTGTCCGACCTGCGCGACCGGATTTTGCGTCCCTGCGGCGAGATGTCCATGTTCGACGATCCGCTACGCGTCTACCGGGCGGCCCGGTTCGCGGCATCGCTGCCCGATTTCACGGCCCACCCGGAGCTCATCGCCCAGATGCGGGCCGTAGCCGCCTGCGGGGCGCTTGATGACATTTTCGCCGAACGCGTGGCCCAGGAAGTGCGCAAGGCCCTGGATGCGGCCAAGCCCTCCCGCTTTTTCAATCTCCTGGCCGAAACCGGCTGCCTCCTGCCCTGGATGCCGGAACTCGAGGCCGCGCGAAACGTGCCGGCCGGACCGCCCGAGCACCACGAGGGCAGCGTGTTCGCCCACCTGTGCGACCTGGTCGACGTGCTCGCCGGCAAGCCCATCGCCGGCTGGATGGCCGTGTGCCACGACCTGGGCAAGACGCTCACGCCCGAAAGCGAGTGGCCGCGCCACCACGGCCATGACGACGTCGGAGCCGACGTGGCCGAGGAACTCGGCAAGCGCCTCAAGCTCCCCAACCGGGTGCGCGAGGCGGGGGTCGCGGCGGCGCGGCTCCACATGAAGGCGGCGCGCTACGGGGAACTTCGGGCCGCCACCCGGGTGGATATGCTCGCGTGGCTGCACAAGCACGAACTGGTGGAGCCGCTCTTCGAGCTCGTGACCGCCGACTGCGGCGCGGACGTCTGGCCGCTGGCCAAGCGGGACCTGCGGCTCATGCTGTCCGTGCACCTGCCCGGCAAACAGCGCATGCGCGGCCCGGTGTCCGGCGAAAAACTGCGCAAGCTGCGCTGCCAGAAGCTGGCCGAGTTGGACCGGCAACGCGAACAAGAGGCGTCGGAAGAAGAAATGCGAGAGGG